The Streptomyces achromogenes genome window below encodes:
- a CDS encoding IclR family transcriptional regulator codes for MADTASAEPHAPPDQPRSPAPPLQRPPNTGVPGPPHPAGTLIGSVQRAMRLLESVAEHAYGAPAKQLARETGLALPTAYHLLRTLVHEGYLRRDKGLFFLGEAAERLGSSGAAQKRRSTVADTLAQWRDSIGVPVYYARYREGEIEIMCVSDTPGNPAVEEWADFRETAHAHAIGQCLLSQLDEDTRRDHLGRYPAQSITPYTVRDNHALLRRLERMRRMDPVLERQEYALGTVCAAIPITVGTTAATMAISLPAHHADRLLPAARELQNEVGRLLGSLAISISI; via the coding sequence ATGGCTGACACCGCATCCGCAGAGCCGCACGCGCCTCCCGACCAGCCGCGCTCCCCGGCGCCTCCCCTCCAACGCCCGCCGAACACCGGGGTTCCCGGCCCGCCGCATCCGGCGGGCACCCTGATCGGCTCGGTGCAGCGCGCCATGCGGCTGCTGGAATCCGTCGCCGAGCACGCCTACGGAGCTCCGGCCAAGCAACTGGCGCGGGAGACCGGCCTGGCACTGCCCACTGCCTACCACCTGCTCCGCACCCTGGTGCACGAGGGCTATCTGCGCCGGGACAAGGGACTGTTCTTCCTCGGCGAGGCCGCCGAGCGGCTCGGCAGCAGCGGAGCGGCGCAGAAACGTCGCAGCACGGTCGCCGACACCCTCGCACAATGGCGCGATTCGATCGGTGTGCCCGTGTACTACGCCCGCTACCGCGAGGGCGAGATCGAGATCATGTGCGTCTCGGACACCCCGGGAAACCCGGCGGTGGAGGAATGGGCCGACTTCCGCGAGACCGCGCACGCGCACGCCATCGGCCAGTGCCTTCTGTCCCAGCTGGACGAGGACACGCGCCGCGACCATCTGGGCCGCTACCCGGCGCAGTCGATCACCCCATACACCGTGCGGGACAACCACGCCCTACTGCGGCGCCTGGAACGCATGCGGCGCATGGACCCCGTCCTGGAGCGGCAGGAGTACGCGCTGGGCACGGTCTGCGCCGCGATTCCGATCACCGTGGGTACCACGGCCGCCACCATGGCGATCTCTCTTCCCGCTCATCACGCCGACCGGTTGCTGCCCGCGGCCCGGGAGCTGCAGAACGAGGTGGGGCGGCTCCTGGGGTCGCTCGCCATCTCTATCAGCATCTGA
- a CDS encoding DUF5326 family protein, whose protein sequence is MQEIFSGLPWWVKWVAVPVIALVVFGGLIASVVGFVIGLLFKLLVFVALVGGLIYVVRKFLSSSSSRSDW, encoded by the coding sequence ATGCAAGAGATTTTCTCGGGACTGCCGTGGTGGGTGAAGTGGGTTGCGGTGCCGGTCATCGCCCTGGTCGTGTTCGGCGGGCTGATAGCCAGCGTCGTCGGGTTCGTGATCGGCCTGCTCTTCAAGCTGCTGGTCTTCGTGGCGCTGGTCGGCGGACTGATCTACGTCGTCCGGAAGTTCCTGTCGAGTTCCTCCTCGCGCAGCGACTGGTGA
- a CDS encoding cupin domain-containing protein has protein sequence MKAFRLDELEAERAANDGAYLQFLRERNMSVGLYALDAGTHDPQNPHNQDEVYFVVSGRASITVGLETTQVARGSVVYVPAGVAHKFHHISEDLRVLVVFSPPEG, from the coding sequence ATGAAGGCATTCCGGTTGGATGAACTGGAGGCGGAACGCGCCGCCAACGATGGGGCCTACCTGCAGTTTCTGCGTGAACGGAACATGTCGGTCGGACTGTACGCGCTCGATGCCGGCACGCATGATCCACAGAACCCGCACAATCAGGACGAGGTGTACTTCGTCGTGAGCGGGCGGGCGTCGATCACCGTCGGCCTGGAGACCACGCAGGTGGCGCGCGGCAGCGTGGTGTACGTTCCGGCGGGCGTCGCCCACAAGTTCCATCACATCAGCGAGGACCTGAGGGTCCTCGTCGTCTTCTCGCCGCCGGAGGGTTGA
- a CDS encoding phage holin family protein, whose amino-acid sequence MKNFVVKTIANAGALAIAVWLLDKITLTGDSTGKKIGTLILVALLFGLVNSLVKPIVKVLTFPLFILTLGLITLVVNALMLLLTSWLADTFDLSFHVEGFWTAVLGGLIISVVSWALNVVLPDGD is encoded by the coding sequence ATGAAGAATTTCGTAGTCAAGACGATCGCCAACGCAGGCGCCCTGGCGATCGCCGTCTGGCTGCTCGACAAGATCACCCTGACCGGTGACAGCACGGGCAAGAAGATCGGCACCCTCATCCTTGTCGCCCTGCTCTTCGGCCTGGTGAACTCCCTGGTCAAGCCGATAGTGAAGGTGCTGACCTTCCCCCTGTTCATCCTCACGCTCGGTCTGATCACTCTGGTGGTCAACGCGCTGATGCTGCTGCTCACCTCATGGCTGGCCGACACGTTCGACCTGAGTTTCCACGTCGAGGGTTTCTGGACCGCGGTCCTGGGCGGTCTGATCATCTCGGTCGTGTCCTGGGCGCTCAACGTCGTCCTGCCGGACGGGGACTGA
- a CDS encoding low molecular weight protein-tyrosine-phosphatase yields MTYRVCFVCTGNICRSPMAESVFRARVAEAGLDALVEVDSAGTGDWHEGEDADPRALAVLAGHGYTLDHTARRFEPSWFARLDLVIALDSGHLRALRGLAPTQEDAAKVRLLRSYARQEAGRHPGAASPASSGPAHAGLDVPDPYYGGRAGFEECLEMVEEASDGLLAAVRDEVEGRVA; encoded by the coding sequence ATGACCTACCGCGTCTGTTTCGTCTGCACCGGCAACATCTGCCGCTCGCCGATGGCCGAGTCGGTCTTCCGCGCGCGCGTGGCGGAGGCCGGCCTCGACGCTCTGGTCGAGGTCGACAGCGCCGGCACGGGTGACTGGCACGAGGGCGAGGACGCCGACCCGCGTGCCCTCGCCGTCCTGGCGGGGCACGGGTACACCCTCGACCACACGGCCCGGAGGTTCGAGCCGTCCTGGTTCGCCCGCCTCGACCTGGTGATCGCGCTGGACTCCGGCCACCTCAGGGCGCTGCGCGGGCTCGCCCCCACTCAGGAGGACGCGGCGAAGGTACGGCTGCTGCGGTCCTACGCCCGCCAGGAGGCCGGCCGTCACCCAGGGGCCGCCTCGCCCGCTTCCTCCGGCCCGGCCCACGCCGGCCTCGACGTCCCCGACCCCTACTACGGGGGCCGGGCCGGCTTCGAGGAGTGTCTTGAGATGGTGGAGGAGGCGAGCGACGGTCTGCTCGCCGCCGTACGGGACGAGGTGGAAGGACGAGTGGCATGA
- a CDS encoding cystathionine gamma-lyase, which yields MNDSAASGGPPAGDGEGTRSVRAGLPEPVKYEPTLPGPVFAAHFHLPGEPTGPYTYGRDENPTWTLLEHAIGELEAPGQDGVETLVFASGMAAISSVLFSQLRAGDSVVLPDDGYQALPLARAQLEAFGIEVRTAPTAGDAQLALLDGAKLLWIESPSNPGLDVCDIGRLVEAAHARGVLVAVDNTLATPLGQRPLALGADFSVASGTKQLTGHGDVLLGYVTGRSGEPMAAVRRWRKIVGAIPGPMEAWLAHRSIATLQLRVDRQSAGALAVAEALRGRPEVSGLRYPGLPDDPSHKVASQQMRRYGCVVSFALPTRARAERFLDVLRLVDEATSFGGVRSTAERRGRWGGDAVPEGFIRLSVGAEDADDLVADVLRALAESAR from the coding sequence ATGAACGATTCCGCTGCGAGCGGGGGCCCTCCGGCTGGCGACGGCGAGGGGACCCGCTCGGTGCGGGCCGGGCTGCCCGAGCCCGTGAAGTACGAGCCGACCCTCCCCGGGCCGGTGTTCGCAGCCCACTTCCACCTGCCGGGCGAGCCCACGGGTCCCTATACCTACGGACGCGACGAGAACCCGACGTGGACCCTCCTCGAGCACGCGATCGGCGAGCTCGAGGCGCCGGGGCAGGACGGGGTCGAGACGCTCGTCTTCGCCTCCGGCATGGCGGCGATCTCCTCGGTGCTCTTCTCCCAGCTGCGCGCCGGCGACTCCGTCGTGCTGCCCGATGACGGCTACCAGGCGCTGCCCCTGGCACGCGCACAGCTGGAGGCGTTCGGCATCGAGGTCCGCACCGCGCCGACGGCCGGCGACGCGCAACTCGCCCTCCTCGACGGCGCGAAGCTGCTGTGGATCGAGTCCCCGTCGAACCCCGGGCTGGACGTGTGCGACATCGGCCGACTGGTCGAGGCGGCACACGCGCGCGGCGTGCTGGTGGCTGTCGACAACACACTGGCCACCCCGCTCGGCCAGCGTCCGCTGGCGCTGGGCGCCGACTTCTCGGTGGCCAGCGGCACCAAGCAGCTCACGGGACACGGCGACGTCCTCCTCGGCTACGTCACCGGGCGCAGCGGCGAGCCGATGGCTGCCGTACGGCGCTGGCGCAAGATCGTCGGGGCGATTCCCGGGCCCATGGAGGCGTGGCTCGCGCACCGGTCGATCGCCACCTTGCAGCTGCGCGTCGACCGGCAGAGCGCCGGCGCACTGGCCGTGGCCGAGGCGCTGCGGGGGAGGCCGGAGGTGAGCGGGCTGCGATATCCGGGACTGCCGGACGACCCCTCTCACAAGGTCGCCTCGCAGCAGATGCGGCGCTATGGCTGCGTGGTCTCCTTCGCGCTGCCCACGCGCGCGCGTGCCGAGCGTTTCCTCGATGTCCTGCGCCTGGTGGACGAGGCGACGAGCTTCGGCGGTGTCCGCTCCACCGCGGAACGGCGTGGACGCTGGGGCGGGGACGCGGTACCGGAGGGGTTCATCCGGCTGTCCGTGGGTGCCGAGGACGCCGATGACCTGGTGGCGGACGTGCTGCGTGCGCTCGCGGAGTCGGCGCGATGA
- a CDS encoding LysR family transcriptional regulator produces the protein MDLALLRTLVTVHRAGSFTRAAALLGLSQPAVTSQIRTLERQLGRPLFLRQARGVTPTSIGDELAHKAAPHLDALAEIAQTGLDDESAERTLHLAGPPEFTAERALPALTGPSLDDGQGFTVRASFGNAEEVLEGLAAGHHDLAISTARPRGGLLTATPLCDEEHVLVAAPQWDELIDAGKLCRKGASALENLPVVEVHESLPLVSRYWAAVFDSRAAASGAVIVPDLRAVLACAIAGAGLAVLPRYLCAAALERGEVVALHEPAVPPLRTYVLVVRTGTLAVPQVARAHERLLTAAAEWC, from the coding sequence ATGGATCTGGCCTTGTTGCGCACATTGGTGACCGTGCACCGGGCCGGCTCCTTCACCCGCGCCGCCGCTCTGCTGGGCCTGTCCCAGCCGGCCGTCACCTCTCAGATCCGGACTCTGGAGCGGCAGTTGGGTCGACCGCTGTTCCTGCGCCAGGCTCGTGGCGTCACCCCGACCAGCATCGGCGACGAGCTCGCCCACAAGGCCGCTCCACATCTGGACGCCCTCGCGGAGATCGCTCAGACCGGCCTGGACGACGAGTCCGCCGAGCGCACGCTGCACCTCGCCGGACCTCCCGAGTTCACCGCCGAGCGAGCCCTGCCCGCGCTCACCGGGCCGTCCCTCGACGACGGACAGGGGTTCACCGTGCGCGCCTCCTTCGGCAATGCCGAGGAGGTCCTGGAGGGCCTGGCCGCCGGGCACCATGACCTCGCCATCAGTACGGCCCGACCACGCGGAGGGCTCCTCACGGCCACCCCGCTGTGCGACGAGGAACACGTCCTGGTTGCCGCGCCCCAGTGGGACGAGCTGATCGACGCCGGAAAGCTGTGCCGCAAGGGCGCGTCCGCGCTGGAAAACCTGCCCGTCGTCGAGGTTCATGAGTCGCTTCCCCTGGTGTCCCGCTACTGGGCCGCGGTCTTCGACTCCCGCGCGGCGGCCTCGGGCGCCGTCATCGTTCCCGACCTCCGCGCGGTGCTCGCCTGCGCGATCGCCGGGGCGGGCCTGGCGGTGCTGCCGCGCTATCTGTGCGCGGCCGCTCTCGAACGCGGTGAGGTCGTCGCGCTGCATGAGCCGGCGGTGCCTCCGCTGCGAACCTACGTCCTGGTCGTGCGCACCGGAACGCTCGCGGTGCCCCAGGTGGCAAGGGCACACGAGCGCTTGCTGACGGCCGCTGCCGAGTGGTGCTGA
- a CDS encoding NUDIX domain-containing protein: protein MTVRPVVKRTARAVLLDGDNLILIKRTKPGVDPYWVTPGGGVEPDDATVVDALHREVHEELGAKITDVVPCFVDTVEHIGDDGGATGVKVQHFFVCRLESMDPAQRHGPEIEEPAGEYEIVRVPFTRVGIASVHLVPLSLRHYLDGNIEGVRAMHAPDLG, encoded by the coding sequence ATGACCGTCCGACCCGTGGTCAAGCGCACCGCACGAGCCGTTCTGCTTGACGGCGACAACCTGATCTTGATCAAACGCACCAAGCCCGGTGTGGATCCTTACTGGGTCACGCCCGGTGGCGGGGTCGAGCCGGACGACGCCACCGTCGTGGACGCCCTGCACCGCGAAGTCCACGAGGAACTGGGCGCCAAGATCACCGATGTGGTCCCCTGTTTCGTGGACACCGTCGAGCACATCGGCGACGACGGCGGTGCGACCGGTGTGAAGGTGCAGCACTTCTTCGTCTGCCGCCTGGAGTCCATGGACCCGGCACAGCGGCACGGCCCCGAGATCGAGGAACCCGCCGGCGAGTACGAGATCGTCCGCGTGCCGTTCACCCGCGTCGGGATCGCCTCCGTCCACCTGGTTCCGCTGTCACTGCGGCACTATCTCGACGGCAACATCGAGGGCGTCCGCGCCATGCACGCACCCGACCTCGGCTGA
- a CDS encoding GNAT family N-acetyltransferase — MPTPSLSDLPIRRLTHRDLAACADLSEDRGWPREEHKWGLLLSAGTGYGIDDPDGGLVSACVVTEYGPYGNPSFGAVGMVLVAERHARRGIGRRLMRHIVSLMGTTPLTLHATPNGRPLYEELGFKATGRAEMLRGCFTPGVTATGVATRAATAEDLPSILRLDEEVFGADRTHVITRLPAFADQFRVAEEAGRIIGYAAAWPNMDTQVVGPLIARDTTTAQSLLASLADSTDRPLRTDIDVRHEELLAWAKARGLEPIAFNSVMTYGIPELPGDWRRRFAPLTVAAG, encoded by the coding sequence GTGCCGACTCCTTCCCTCTCTGATCTGCCCATCCGCCGTCTGACGCACCGCGATCTCGCCGCCTGCGCCGACTTGTCCGAGGATCGGGGGTGGCCACGCGAGGAGCACAAGTGGGGTCTTCTCCTGTCAGCCGGGACGGGTTACGGCATCGACGACCCCGACGGAGGCCTCGTCAGTGCCTGCGTCGTCACCGAATACGGCCCGTACGGCAACCCCTCCTTCGGGGCCGTCGGCATGGTGCTGGTCGCCGAGCGACACGCCCGGCGAGGCATCGGTCGGCGCCTGATGCGGCACATCGTCTCCCTGATGGGCACCACACCACTGACCCTGCACGCGACACCGAACGGCCGGCCGCTCTACGAGGAGCTGGGCTTCAAGGCCACCGGCCGGGCGGAGATGCTGCGCGGGTGTTTCACGCCGGGCGTGACGGCTACGGGCGTCGCCACCCGTGCCGCCACGGCCGAGGACCTCCCTTCGATCCTCCGCCTCGACGAGGAGGTCTTCGGAGCCGACCGCACGCACGTGATCACCCGCCTGCCCGCCTTCGCCGACCAGTTCCGGGTCGCCGAGGAAGCCGGCCGGATCATCGGCTACGCCGCGGCCTGGCCCAACATGGACACGCAGGTCGTCGGCCCGCTGATCGCCCGGGACACGACGACCGCCCAGTCCCTTCTGGCCTCCCTCGCGGACAGCACCGACCGGCCCCTGCGCACGGACATCGATGTACGGCACGAGGAACTGCTGGCGTGGGCGAAAGCACGGGGCCTGGAGCCGATCGCCTTCAACTCCGTGATGACCTACGGCATCCCGGAGTTGCCGGGGGACTGGCGCCGGCGTTTCGCTCCACTGACCGTGGCCGCCGGCTGA
- a CDS encoding GNAT family N-acetyltransferase has protein sequence MGDLEIRAAVAEDVPAIVGMLADDPLGAQRESPDDLSPYLAALERLTADPNQRLVVAVREGRVVGTLQLTIVPGLSRRGATRSIIEGVRVHADERGSGLGTRFIEWAIEESRRENCQLVQLTSDSTRTDAHRFYERLGFTASHVGFKMNL, from the coding sequence ATGGGAGATCTTGAAATACGAGCCGCCGTCGCTGAGGACGTTCCCGCGATCGTCGGCATGCTCGCGGACGACCCCCTGGGTGCCCAGCGCGAGTCACCGGACGATCTGAGCCCCTATCTGGCCGCTCTGGAACGGTTGACCGCCGATCCGAACCAGCGGTTGGTCGTCGCCGTACGCGAGGGACGCGTCGTCGGCACCCTGCAGCTGACGATCGTTCCGGGTCTGTCCCGGCGCGGCGCGACGAGGTCGATCATCGAAGGAGTGCGCGTACACGCCGACGAGCGCGGCAGCGGTCTGGGGACACGGTTCATCGAGTGGGCGATCGAGGAGTCCCGCAGGGAGAACTGCCAACTCGTGCAGTTGACGTCGGACAGCACCCGCACCGACGCCCACCGGTTCTACGAACGACTCGGCTTCACGGCCTCACACGTCGGTTTCAAAATGAACCTCTGA
- a CDS encoding serine hydrolase domain-containing protein — MTTSQEGLLAGTRRALLHRIAVAQAEGRAPSLVAAVVRDGRAVWHGARTSVEGHAPDENVQYRIGSITKTFTAVLVLRLRDEGLLGLDDPLEKHLPGTGAGEATVAELLSHTAGLAAESPSPWWERTPGSLRPELADVLGDQGAPCAAGRRHHYSNVGYTLLGALVEKLRGVPWEEAVRCEVIEPLGLERTGVRPGVPAAGGWAVHPWADVMLPEPAEDFGRMACAGQLWSTTGDLARFATFLTHGDDRVLGVETLREMRTPSAPAGPGDLAEGATYGLGLQIQQRDGRLLMGHSGSVPGFLASLTIGVADDVAAVVLANCTSGLMVSQVASDLVRIVADAEPRIPQPWRPLTEVDSAVLELVGPWYWGTSAFALRLTADGLVSLGPLSGGGRRSRFRPNGDGTWTGLEGYYAGELLKAVRRPDGSVDHLDLGSFVFTRQPYDEGAAVPGGVDPEGWRGIA, encoded by the coding sequence ATGACGACATCTCAGGAAGGCCTGCTGGCCGGCACCCGGCGGGCGCTGCTCCACCGGATCGCCGTGGCCCAGGCGGAAGGCCGGGCCCCGTCGCTCGTCGCCGCGGTCGTACGGGACGGGCGGGCCGTGTGGCACGGGGCGCGGACCTCGGTCGAGGGACACGCACCGGACGAGAACGTGCAGTACCGGATCGGCTCGATCACCAAGACCTTCACCGCCGTCCTCGTACTGCGGCTGCGTGACGAGGGACTGCTGGGCCTCGACGACCCGCTGGAGAAGCACCTGCCCGGCACCGGCGCGGGCGAGGCCACGGTGGCCGAACTGCTGTCCCACACCGCCGGGTTGGCTGCCGAGTCGCCGAGCCCGTGGTGGGAGCGCACCCCGGGCTCACTGCGTCCCGAGCTCGCTGACGTCCTGGGCGACCAGGGCGCTCCCTGCGCGGCCGGACGGCGGCATCACTACTCGAACGTCGGCTACACCCTCCTGGGCGCCCTTGTGGAGAAGCTCCGCGGCGTGCCCTGGGAAGAAGCGGTGCGGTGTGAGGTGATCGAACCCCTGGGGCTGGAACGCACGGGCGTCCGGCCCGGGGTGCCGGCCGCGGGCGGCTGGGCCGTGCATCCCTGGGCCGACGTCATGCTGCCCGAGCCCGCCGAGGACTTCGGGCGGATGGCCTGCGCGGGACAGCTCTGGTCCACGACCGGCGATCTCGCACGCTTCGCCACCTTTCTGACGCACGGCGACGACCGGGTGCTCGGTGTAGAGACCCTGCGCGAGATGCGGACGCCGTCCGCGCCCGCCGGGCCGGGAGATCTGGCCGAGGGAGCCACCTACGGTCTCGGGCTGCAGATCCAGCAACGGGACGGCCGCCTGCTCATGGGTCACTCCGGGTCGGTGCCGGGCTTCCTGGCGTCCCTCACCATCGGGGTGGCGGACGACGTGGCCGCGGTGGTGCTCGCCAACTGCACCTCCGGCCTCATGGTGTCCCAGGTGGCGTCCGATCTCGTGCGCATCGTCGCCGACGCCGAGCCGCGGATCCCCCAGCCGTGGCGTCCGCTGACGGAAGTCGACTCGGCCGTGCTGGAGTTGGTGGGGCCGTGGTACTGGGGTACGAGCGCTTTCGCCCTTCGCCTCACGGCCGACGGGCTCGTCTCCCTGGGGCCGCTGTCCGGCGGCGGCCGGCGTTCCCGGTTCCGGCCGAACGGGGACGGTACCTGGACCGGCCTGGAGGGCTACTACGCCGGAGAGCTCCTGAAGGCCGTACGGCGGCCTGACGGGAGTGTGGACCACCTGGACCTGGGGTCGTTCGTGTTCACGCGCCAGCCGTACGACGAGGGAGCCGCAGTGCCCGGTGGAGTCGACCCCGAGGGATGGCGGGGGATCGCCTGA
- a CDS encoding dihydrofolate reductase family protein encodes MRKLIYGMNLTLDGYIAAAGDDIGWSGPPSHELFQWWLDHDRESGLSLYGRKLWEAMSSYWPTGDQRPDATPAEIEFARNWRDTPKVVFSSTIDKVDWNTRLVTGDAIAEITRLKAEDGGPMNIGGATLAGAAMRAGLIDEYAIVTHPVLVGDGTPFFTALDSWVNLNLVETRTLPGGVVLTRYETRR; translated from the coding sequence ATGCGGAAACTGATCTACGGCATGAACCTGACGTTGGACGGCTATATCGCCGCGGCCGGTGACGACATCGGCTGGAGCGGACCGCCGAGCCACGAGCTGTTCCAGTGGTGGCTCGACCACGACCGGGAGAGCGGCCTGTCGCTGTACGGGCGCAAGCTGTGGGAGGCGATGAGCTCCTATTGGCCGACCGGCGACCAGCGGCCCGACGCCACCCCGGCGGAGATCGAGTTCGCGCGGAACTGGCGGGACACGCCGAAGGTGGTGTTCTCCTCGACGATCGACAAGGTCGACTGGAACACCCGCCTGGTCACCGGCGACGCGATCGCCGAGATCACCCGGCTCAAGGCCGAGGACGGCGGCCCCATGAACATCGGCGGCGCAACGCTCGCCGGGGCGGCCATGCGTGCCGGGCTGATCGACGAATACGCGATCGTCACCCATCCGGTCCTGGTGGGCGACGGCACGCCGTTCTTCACCGCGCTGGACAGCTGGGTGAACCTGAACCTGGTGGAGACGCGGACGCTTCCCGGCGGCGTGGTCCTGACCAGGTACGAGACGAGGCGCTGA
- the dnaB gene encoding replicative DNA helicase, which produces MSISEPLDDPWADSGPSDRLPASRRRGDGGRGREEQHERGRDSGDWEGGGTPFERVPPQDLDAEQSVLGGMLLSKDAIADVVEVLKGHDFYKPAHETIYQAILDVYAKGEPADPITIAAELTKRGEINKVGGASYLHTLVQTVPTAANAEYYAEIVHERAVLRRLVEAGTRITQMGYAADDDVDEIVNRAQAEIYAVTEQRTSEDYLPLGDIMEGALDEIEAIGSRSGEMTGVPTGFTDLDSLTNGLHPGQMIVIAARPAMGKSTLALDFARAASIKHNLPSVIFSLEMGRNEIAMRLLSAEARVALHHMRSGTMTDDDWTRLARRMPEVSSAPLYIDDSPNLSMMEIRAKCRRLKQRSDIKLVIIDYLQLMQAGGSKRSESRQQEVSDMSRNLKLLAKELEVPVIALSQLNRGPEQRTDKKPMVSDLRESGSIEQDADMVILLHREDAYEKESPRAGEADIIVGKHRNGPTATITVAFQGHYSRFVDMAQT; this is translated from the coding sequence GTGAGCATTTCCGAGCCCTTGGACGACCCGTGGGCCGACAGCGGTCCCAGTGATCGTCTGCCCGCCTCCCGCCGACGAGGGGACGGAGGCCGTGGACGCGAGGAGCAGCACGAGCGGGGCCGGGACAGCGGCGACTGGGAAGGCGGCGGGACGCCTTTCGAGCGGGTGCCGCCGCAGGACCTCGACGCCGAGCAGTCCGTCCTCGGCGGCATGCTCCTGTCGAAGGACGCCATCGCGGACGTGGTGGAGGTCCTCAAGGGCCATGACTTCTACAAGCCGGCCCACGAGACGATCTACCAGGCGATTCTCGACGTCTACGCCAAGGGCGAGCCGGCCGACCCGATCACCATTGCGGCCGAGCTGACCAAACGCGGCGAGATCAACAAGGTCGGCGGGGCCTCCTATCTGCACACCCTCGTCCAGACGGTGCCGACGGCCGCCAACGCCGAGTACTACGCGGAGATCGTCCACGAGCGGGCGGTACTGCGCCGCCTGGTCGAGGCAGGCACCCGCATCACCCAGATGGGATACGCGGCCGACGACGACGTCGACGAGATCGTCAACCGGGCCCAGGCGGAGATCTACGCCGTCACCGAGCAGCGCACCAGTGAGGACTACCTGCCCCTCGGCGACATCATGGAGGGCGCTCTCGACGAGATCGAGGCGATCGGCTCGCGCAGCGGTGAGATGACAGGCGTGCCCACCGGGTTCACGGACCTCGACTCGCTCACCAACGGCCTGCACCCGGGCCAGATGATCGTCATCGCGGCCCGTCCCGCCATGGGAAAGTCCACGCTGGCGCTGGACTTCGCGCGAGCGGCGTCGATCAAGCACAACCTGCCGAGCGTCATCTTCTCCCTCGAAATGGGCCGCAACGAGATCGCGATGCGTCTGCTGTCCGCCGAGGCCCGCGTCGCCCTGCACCACATGCGCTCCGGCACCATGACCGACGACGACTGGACCCGGCTGGCCCGCCGCATGCCCGAGGTCTCCTCCGCGCCGCTCTACATCGACGACTCCCCCAACCTGTCGATGATGGAGATCCGCGCCAAGTGCCGTCGGCTGAAGCAGCGCAGCGACATCAAGCTAGTGATCATCGACTATCTGCAGCTGATGCAGGCGGGTGGCTCCAAGCGCTCCGAGAGCCGTCAGCAGGAGGTCTCGGACATGTCCCGTAACCTCAAGCTGCTGGCCAAGGAGCTGGAGGTGCCGGTGATCGCGCTCTCGCAGCTCAACCGTGGCCCGGAGCAGCGCACGGACAAGAAGCCGATGGTGTCCGACCTGCGTGAGTCCGGCTCCATCGAGCAGGACGCCGACATGGTGATCCTGCTGCACCGCGAGGACGCGTACGAGAAGGAGTCCCCGCGCGCGGGTGAGGCCGACATCATCGTGGGCAAGCACCGTAACGGCCCGACGGCCACGATCACGGTCGCCTTCCAGGGCCACTACTCCCGGTTCGTGGACATGGCCCAGACCTGA
- the rplI gene encoding 50S ribosomal protein L9 — protein sequence MKIILTHEVSGLGAAGDVVDVKDGYARNYLIPRNFAIRWTKGGEKDVEQIRRARKIHEIQTIEQANAVKAQLEGVRVRLAVRSGDAGRLFGSVTPADVASAIKASGGPEVDKRRIELGSPIKTLGAHETSVRLHPEVAAKVNIEVVAA from the coding sequence ATGAAGATCATCCTCACTCACGAGGTCTCCGGCCTCGGCGCCGCGGGTGACGTCGTCGACGTCAAGGACGGCTACGCTCGCAACTACCTGATCCCGCGGAACTTCGCGATCCGTTGGACCAAGGGTGGCGAGAAGGACGTCGAGCAGATCCGTCGCGCTCGCAAGATCCACGAGATCCAGACCATCGAGCAGGCCAACGCTGTGAAGGCCCAGCTCGAGGGCGTCAGGGTTCGTCTGGCCGTCCGCTCCGGCGACGCCGGTCGTCTCTTCGGTTCCGTCACCCCGGCCGACGTCGCCTCGGCGATCAAGGCTTCCGGTGGCCCCGAGGTCGACAAGCGCCGCATCGAGCTCGGCTCGCCGATCAAGACCCTGGGCGCTCACGAGACTTCCGTGCGTCTGCACCCCGAGGTTGCCGCCAAGGTCAACATCGAGGTCGTCGCGGCCTGA
- the rpsR gene encoding 30S ribosomal protein S18, with translation MAKPPVRKPKKKVCAFCKDKVTYVDYKDTNMLRKFISDRGKIRARRVTGNCTQHQRDVATAVKNSREMALLPYTAQAR, from the coding sequence ATGGCGAAGCCGCCTGTGCGCAAGCCTAAGAAGAAGGTCTGCGCTTTTTGCAAGGACAAGGTCACGTACGTGGACTACAAGGACACGAACATGCTGCGGAAGTTCATTTCCGACCGCGGCAAGATCCGTGCCCGCCGCGTGACCGGCAACTGCACGCAGCACCAGCGTGACGTCGCCACGGCCGTCAAGAACAGCCGTGAGATGGCGCTGCTGCCCTACACCGCCCAGGCGCGATAA